Proteins found in one Methanospirillum hungatei JF-1 genomic segment:
- the folD gene encoding bifunctional methylenetetrahydrofolate dehydrogenase/methenyltetrahydrofolate cyclohydrolase FolD has protein sequence MILDGKGLAARRLELLKEDIIEGGLSPTLATVIVGDDPASHMYVRMKHRACEQVGISSVNISLPEDTTTRTILERIRQLNEDPDIDGILVQLPLPKSIDTEAVLAAILPEKDVDGFHPLNMGRLVTGLPGPRPCTPNGIMTLLHENKISIAGKRAVVVGRSVDVGRPIALLLLHADATVTMCHSKTENLKEITKQADILVSAAGKAGIITADMVKPGATVVDVGTNQVNGKLCGDVAFDEVEKIAGAITPVPGGVGPMTIASLMENTADIARNRCGHFM, from the coding sequence ATGATATTAGATGGTAAAGGACTTGCAGCACGTAGACTCGAACTGCTGAAAGAAGATATTATTGAGGGGGGCCTCTCCCCAACTCTTGCTACCGTTATTGTAGGTGATGACCCGGCATCACATATGTATGTCAGGATGAAGCACCGGGCTTGTGAACAGGTGGGAATATCTTCGGTAAATATCTCCCTGCCGGAGGACACAACAACCCGGACTATCCTTGAACGTATCCGGCAACTGAACGAAGACCCGGATATTGATGGAATACTGGTCCAGCTTCCTCTCCCAAAATCCATCGACACCGAAGCGGTTCTTGCAGCCATTCTGCCTGAAAAGGATGTGGACGGATTTCATCCCCTGAATATGGGCAGGCTGGTCACCGGACTTCCCGGTCCCCGGCCCTGCACACCAAATGGGATCATGACACTTCTTCATGAGAACAAAATTTCAATAGCAGGGAAGCGGGCTGTTGTTGTTGGTAGGAGTGTAGACGTCGGTCGTCCTATTGCTCTGCTTCTTCTCCATGCAGACGCAACTGTGACCATGTGTCACAGCAAGACAGAGAATCTGAAGGAGATTACAAAACAGGCTGACATACTCGTGAGTGCTGCTGGAAAAGCAGGCATCATTACTGCTGATATGGTAAAACCAGGAGCGACGGTTGTTGATGTCGGGACAAACCAGGTTAACGGAAAACTCTGTGGTGATGTAGCATTTGATGAGGTGGAGAAGATTGCCGGGGCTATTACGCCGGTGCCGGGTGGTGTCGGGCCGATGACCATCGCATCACTTATGGAAAACACCGCAGATATTGCAAGGAATCGATGCGGACATTTCATGTAA
- a CDS encoding S8 family serine peptidase codes for MIIPGNISSLTLLTGVIVIICVLTQAGTAIPDQSILSNPSPIQQISPPTVSPGVSGAVLQSSALPIAVQSVEVSTEYAPDRLIVRYNPDRPRAESSMMSIQSATNTQAGTSVVKDLSDAGIPGMQVVQVTTNTLDAAMEAYKNSPDVLYVEPDYKISLSPIEKTGKVADVDTMSINSAAYPNDPGYQYLWGLHNTGQAPFYGMADADIDAPEAWGITTGSPNVVVAVVDTGVDYNHPDLAANIWQNSGEIINGVDDDGNGYIDDVRGWNFVSKNNDPMDDNGHGTHCAGTIAAVGNNGIGVTGTAWNVKIMPLKFLNAQGSGYVSDAISAILYANRKGVAVISNSWSGTGYTQSLKDAIDASSAVVVCAAGNSGANSDIAPQYPAAFTSSNILSVAATDYNDKLASFSNYGPNSVDLAAPGVSIYSTSKSGTYQYLSGTSMATPHVSGVAALIKSQNPSMSATQIRSRIFSSVDTISSLSGKVGSGGRLNAAKALGGSTPTPTPTPTNTPYPTVTPTKTPTPTPTYTPYPTPTPTVSPTPKPGSDLSAAFYAAPTYGRAPLRVQFIDQSYGNPNRWTWSFGDGGFSYQKNPYHTYLKKGTFSVRLTVNRGGQASTVYKQRLITVI; via the coding sequence ATGATAATTCCAGGGAACATTTCATCTCTCACTCTTCTTACAGGAGTGATAGTCATCATCTGTGTACTCACACAGGCAGGAACGGCGATTCCTGATCAGAGTATTTTATCCAATCCATCGCCAATACAACAGATTTCTCCTCCGACGGTATCACCGGGGGTTTCTGGTGCTGTATTACAGTCTTCAGCTCTTCCCATAGCTGTCCAGTCGGTTGAAGTGTCAACAGAATATGCGCCTGATCGGCTGATTGTGCGATATAATCCTGACCGCCCACGAGCTGAATCCTCGATGATGTCGATTCAATCAGCAACAAATACACAGGCCGGAACATCGGTGGTAAAGGACCTGAGTGATGCAGGAATTCCTGGTATGCAGGTCGTTCAGGTTACCACGAACACACTTGATGCAGCAATGGAGGCATATAAAAACAGTCCGGATGTTTTGTATGTCGAACCAGACTACAAGATCTCCTTAAGTCCGATTGAAAAGACCGGAAAAGTGGCGGATGTCGATACGATGAGTATCAATTCTGCTGCATACCCGAATGATCCCGGCTACCAGTATTTATGGGGACTTCACAACACCGGACAGGCCCCGTTTTATGGAATGGCCGATGCCGATATCGACGCACCTGAAGCCTGGGGCATCACGACCGGTTCACCCAATGTTGTTGTTGCTGTCGTAGATACTGGTGTTGACTACAATCATCCTGACCTTGCTGCGAATATCTGGCAAAATTCCGGTGAGATCATCAATGGGGTTGATGATGACGGGAACGGATATATCGATGATGTCCGGGGCTGGAACTTTGTCTCAAAGAACAATGATCCCATGGATGACAATGGTCATGGAACTCATTGTGCAGGTACCATTGCTGCGGTGGGAAACAATGGGATCGGGGTCACCGGGACAGCCTGGAATGTAAAGATAATGCCACTCAAGTTCTTGAATGCCCAGGGCTCTGGATATGTATCTGATGCAATTTCTGCAATTTTATACGCCAACCGGAAAGGGGTAGCCGTAATCTCCAACTCATGGAGTGGTACCGGGTATACCCAGTCACTGAAGGATGCCATAGATGCATCTTCTGCAGTTGTCGTATGTGCAGCAGGTAACAGCGGTGCAAATTCGGATATTGCTCCCCAGTACCCGGCAGCATTTACCAGCAGTAACATCCTCTCGGTAGCGGCGACGGATTATAATGACAAACTGGCATCATTCTCCAATTATGGACCCAACTCAGTCGATCTTGCAGCGCCGGGTGTCAGTATTTACAGCACGTCCAAATCAGGCACCTATCAGTACCTGAGCGGGACATCCATGGCCACACCACATGTGTCGGGAGTTGCGGCATTGATAAAGTCACAAAATCCGTCAATGTCTGCGACCCAGATTCGAAGCAGAATCTTCAGCAGTGTTGATACGATATCATCCCTCTCCGGCAAGGTTGGATCTGGAGGAAGACTGAACGCCGCAAAGGCCCTTGGAGGATCAACCCCAACGCCGACTCCGACACCAACCAATACCCCTTACCCGACGGTAACGCCTACGAAGACACCGACACCAACGCCGACATATACTCCATATCCAACCCCGACACCGACCGTATCACCTACACCGAAACCAGGGTCTGATTTAAGTGCTGCTTTTTATGCTGCACCAACCTATGGAAGGGCACCATTACGGGTACAGTTCATTGACCAGTCATATGGAAACCCGAACAGGTGGACATGGTCATTCGGTGATGGTGGATTTTCATATCAGAAAAATCCATATCACACCTATCTCAAGAAAGGGACATTCTCAGTCCGGCTGACGGTAAACAGAGGCGGACAGGCAAGTACGGTTTATAAACAGCGGTTAATAACCGTAATATAA
- a CDS encoding methyl-accepting chemotaxis protein → MQRKAEFIIQNAPVPIFEINPDLSIAKINSACSQVTGYSTEQLLKMNLSELTVTKRTGRTARDAIEMKTVLSGELELDVPAGQKVLEYLYLPILDDNGDVLSVISFYVDKTAEKTAVRDIISLTQAAKAGQLDTRVDPDKYEGDLLLLAKGINATLDAVIGPLNVAAEYVDRISKGDIPPKITDSYNGDFNEIKNNLNQCIDAVNCLIADAGMLSRAAVEGKLDTRADATKHQGDFRKIVEGVNATLDAVIGPLNVAAEYVDRISKGDIPPKITDSYNGDFNEIKNNLNQCIDAVNYLIADAGMLSRAAVEGKLDTRADATKHQGDFRKIVEGVNATLDAVIGPLNVAAEYVDRISKGDIPPKITDSYNGDFNEIKNNLNQCIDAVNYLIADAGMLSRAAVEGKLDTRADATKHQGDFRKIVEGVNATLDAVIGPLNVAAEYVDRISKGDIPPKITDSYNGDFNEIKNNLNQCIDAVNYLIADAGMLSRAAVEGKLDTRADATKHQGDFRKIVEGVNATLDAVIGPLNVAADYVDRISKGDIPPKITDSYNGDFNEIKNNLNQCIDAVNCLIADAGMLSRAAVEGKLDTRADATKHQGDFRKIVEGVNATLDAVIGPVKEAMRVAERYAKADFSTRVDENLHVAGDFVLFKNSLNNIGIFVQSAIQEIQRISNLYASGNFAAEFDRNLKIEGDLALLRDALDTIGMNVSEVLSVIAREMKQLAHQAETAGTGIEDLSRGAELIAKNADQTKQNAERSEDGINQVLQTMEDLTRTISEVSSNAERVAGLSVQANDLAKQGIGAAGKADKGMQSITKTSEEVETIFAEIRAQMHEIVKIVDLITDIANQTNLLSLNAAIEAARAGEAGKGFAVVAAEVKSLAQRSRQSAEHIADMISDLQKKSDAASGAMAEAGTAVAEGSAALSETLGIFNTLTTSVEDITRNMEMVASATEEQAASFEEITASVNEMSLLVKDTAKDALNSSATSEEALAVVDQITNVISQINEVVKTIGTEMDKFTYKNKS, encoded by the coding sequence TTGCAGAGGAAGGCAGAGTTTATCATTCAGAATGCCCCGGTGCCGATATTTGAAATTAATCCTGACCTCTCTATTGCGAAGATCAACTCAGCATGTTCTCAGGTTACTGGTTATTCAACCGAACAACTCCTGAAGATGAACCTCTCCGAACTTACGGTGACCAAACGAACCGGAAGAACAGCACGGGATGCCATTGAAATGAAGACCGTTCTTTCAGGAGAGCTTGAACTTGATGTTCCGGCAGGGCAGAAGGTACTTGAATACCTCTATCTCCCGATCCTTGACGACAATGGCGATGTTCTATCAGTTATTAGTTTTTATGTGGATAAAACAGCGGAGAAGACTGCAGTCAGGGATATTATCAGTCTGACTCAAGCTGCAAAAGCAGGCCAGCTTGATACCCGGGTTGATCCGGATAAATATGAGGGCGATCTTCTCCTGCTTGCCAAAGGGATTAATGCCACTCTAGATGCGGTTATCGGCCCCTTGAATGTCGCTGCCGAGTATGTTGATCGTATCTCGAAAGGTGACATCCCCCCGAAGATCACTGATTCGTATAACGGAGATTTCAACGAGATCAAGAATAACCTGAACCAGTGCATTGATGCCGTCAACTGTCTCATCGCTGACGCCGGTATGCTCTCCCGTGCTGCGGTTGAAGGGAAACTGGATACCCGTGCTGATGCCACGAAGCATCAGGGTGACTTTAGGAAGATCGTCGAAGGTGTGAATGCCACGCTTGATGCAGTTATCGGCCCCTTGAATGTCGCTGCCGAGTATGTTGATCGTATCTCGAAAGGTGACATCCCCCCGAAGATCACTGATTCATATAACGGAGACTTTAACGAGATCAAGAATAACCTGAACCAGTGTATTGATGCCGTCAACTATCTCATCGCTGACGCCGGTATGCTTTCCCGTGCAGCGGTTGAAGGGAAACTGGATACCCGTGCTGATGCCACGAAGCATCAGGGTGACTTTAGGAAGATCGTCGAAGGTGTGAATGCCACTCTTGATGCAGTTATCGGCCCCTTGAATGTCGCTGCCGAGTATGTTGATCGTATCTCGAAAGGTGACATCCCCCCGAAGATCACTGATTCATATAACGGAGACTTTAACGAGATCAAGAATAACCTGAACCAGTGTATTGATGCCGTCAACTATCTCATCGCTGACGCCGGTATGCTTTCCCGTGCAGCGGTTGAAGGGAAACTGGATACCCGTGCTGATGCCACGAAGCATCAGGGTGACTTTAGGAAGATCGTCGAAGGTGTGAATGCCACTCTTGATGCAGTTATCGGCCCCTTGAATGTCGCTGCCGAGTATGTTGATCGTATCTCGAAAGGTGACATCCCCCCGAAGATCACTGATTCGTATAACGGAGATTTCAACGAGATCAAGAATAACCTGAACCAGTGCATTGATGCCGTCAACTATCTCATCGCTGACGCCGGTATGCTTTCCCGTGCAGCGGTTGAAGGGAAACTGGATACCCGTGCTGATGCCACGAAGCATCAGGGTGACTTTAGGAAGATCGTCGAAGGTGTGAATGCCACTCTTGATGCAGTTATCGGCCCCTTGAATGTCGCTGCCGATTATGTTGATCGTATCTCGAAAGGTGACATCCCCCCGAAGATCACTGATTCGTATAACGGTGACTTCAACGAGATCAAGAATAACCTGAACCAGTGCATTGATGCCGTCAACTGTCTCATCGCTGACGCCGGTATGCTCTCCCGTGCTGCGGTTGAAGGGAAACTGGATACCCGTGCTGATGCCACGAAGCATCAGGGTGACTTTAGGAAGATCGTCGAAGGTGTGAATGCCACGCTTGATGCGGTTATCGGTCCGGTGAAAGAGGCGATGCGGGTTGCTGAACGATATGCGAAGGCTGATTTTTCAACCCGTGTTGATGAGAACCTCCATGTTGCAGGAGATTTTGTCCTCTTTAAAAACTCATTAAATAATATCGGCATTTTTGTTCAAAGCGCGATTCAGGAGATACAGAGAATCTCGAATTTATATGCTTCAGGCAACTTTGCAGCGGAGTTTGATCGGAATCTGAAGATTGAAGGGGATCTTGCCCTCCTGAGAGATGCCCTTGATACGATCGGAATGAATGTCTCCGAAGTCCTCTCAGTTATCGCCCGTGAGATGAAACAACTCGCCCACCAGGCGGAGACGGCCGGGACAGGTATAGAGGATTTAAGCAGGGGAGCTGAGCTTATCGCCAAGAATGCAGATCAGACAAAGCAGAATGCCGAACGGAGTGAAGATGGAATCAATCAGGTCCTGCAGACCATGGAAGACCTTACCAGAACGATCTCCGAGGTATCGTCAAATGCTGAACGGGTTGCAGGTCTGAGTGTCCAGGCGAATGATCTCGCAAAGCAGGGAATTGGTGCGGCGGGGAAAGCAGATAAGGGAATGCAGAGCATTACCAAGACCAGTGAAGAGGTTGAGACGATCTTTGCAGAGATCAGGGCACAGATGCACGAGATCGTAAAGATCGTGGATCTCATCACTGACATTGCAAACCAGACCAATCTTCTCTCATTAAATGCAGCCATCGAAGCAGCCAGAGCCGGTGAGGCCGGAAAAGGATTTGCCGTGGTTGCAGCGGAGGTCAAGTCTCTTGCGCAACGGTCCAGGCAGTCTGCCGAACATATTGCTGACATGATCAGTGATCTGCAAAAGAAGAGTGATGCAGCATCCGGAGCGATGGCTGAAGCAGGAACGGCGGTTGCAGAAGGAAGTGCAGCACTTTCAGAGACTCTTGGCATATTCAATACCCTGACGACGTCGGTTGAGGATATTACCCGGAATATGGAGATGGTTGCTAGTGCAACAGAAGAACAGGCAGCATCATTTGAGGAGATTACTGCAAGTGTGAACGAGATGAGTCTGCTTGTGAAGGATACGGCAAAGGACGCCCTGAACTCATCTGCAACCAGTGAAGAGGCTCTTGCGGTTGTGGATCAGATAACAAATGTTATTAGCCAGATTAATGAAGTGGTCAAAACGATTGGCACCGAAATGGATAAGTTCACCTATAAGAATAAAAGCTGA
- the cofE gene encoding coenzyme F420-0:L-glutamate ligase gives MRQFQIFGLQTALIKPGDSLLEHLYAAFDTQGLVLQDHDIIVLAESAVATAQGRIIELQSIQPSEEAREVALQYDIEPALAEVVIQESDAIVGGIPGFLLSIKSGHLLPNAGVDGSNAPEGHVTLLPADPDALAHDLRKTILEKTGCVVAILIIDSRTHPMRYGSGGVAIACSGIPAIIDERGRKDLFGRELKVTRRAVADNIASAAELVMGESDEQTPAALVRGLDIEFGEFEGIDLIAPDECIFIGSLKKAYITPP, from the coding sequence ATGAGACAATTTCAGATCTTCGGACTACAGACTGCACTCATAAAACCTGGAGACTCCCTGCTGGAACATCTCTATGCTGCCTTTGATACTCAGGGACTTGTCCTGCAGGATCATGATATCATCGTCCTTGCAGAGTCAGCGGTTGCAACCGCCCAGGGTAGAATTATCGAACTCCAATCTATCCAGCCATCAGAAGAGGCACGAGAGGTAGCTTTGCAGTATGACATCGAACCGGCTCTGGCTGAAGTGGTAATCCAGGAGTCTGATGCTATTGTAGGGGGGATACCCGGGTTTTTACTATCCATAAAATCTGGACATCTTCTTCCGAATGCAGGGGTTGACGGATCAAATGCACCTGAAGGGCATGTCACGCTCCTTCCGGCAGATCCTGATGCACTGGCACACGATCTCCGGAAAACTATTCTTGAAAAGACCGGCTGTGTTGTTGCAATTCTCATTATCGACAGCAGGACTCATCCCATGCGATATGGATCCGGAGGGGTAGCCATCGCCTGTTCCGGCATTCCTGCCATCATCGATGAAAGGGGAAGAAAAGATCTCTTTGGCCGGGAACTCAAGGTCACCAGGCGGGCGGTCGCAGACAATATCGCATCTGCAGCCGAACTGGTCATGGGAGAATCCGATGAACAGACCCCGGCAGCCTTGGTTCGTGGTCTTGATATCGAGTTTGGGGAGTTCGAAGGGATAGATCTTATCGCACCGGATGAGTGTATCTTTATCGGAAGCCTGAAAAAGGCATATATTACTCCTCCCTGA
- the folP gene encoding dihydropteroate synthase — protein MRTFHVKGIHIGRPCPVLMGVLNISPESFYPGSFVPISAVHETAVQMIADGAEILDIGARSTAPGSPPISVSEETARIKESLHKLQGEDSVISIDTMHPEVLNAALHFDIHLANDISGLSNPDMAKLIADAGLPAVLMASGKAPGDARSLKDTHDSIRNVLTRARDQGIEDIILDPGIGKWIPERTAEDDWELCRHFHELSAYNLPLLVAVSRKSFIGELTGQSPTGRLAGTLAVTTRLIENGASVIRAHDIPETRDVIKSVMHLMR, from the coding sequence ATGCGGACATTTCATGTAAAGGGCATTCATATCGGCAGGCCCTGCCCTGTTCTGATGGGTGTTCTGAACATTAGTCCCGAATCTTTTTATCCAGGTTCTTTTGTGCCAATTTCAGCGGTTCATGAGACTGCCGTTCAGATGATCGCTGACGGGGCTGAGATTCTCGACATTGGGGCACGAAGCACTGCACCGGGCAGCCCTCCGATTTCAGTATCTGAAGAGACTGCCCGGATAAAAGAGTCTTTACACAAACTGCAAGGTGAGGACTCTGTCATCAGTATTGATACCATGCACCCAGAAGTCCTGAATGCAGCTCTTCATTTTGATATCCATCTTGCAAATGATATTTCCGGGCTTTCAAACCCGGATATGGCAAAGCTCATCGCAGATGCCGGACTTCCGGCAGTTCTTATGGCATCTGGAAAAGCCCCGGGTGATGCCCGCTCTCTAAAGGATACCCATGACTCCATCAGAAATGTTCTGACACGGGCACGTGACCAGGGGATTGAGGATATAATTCTTGATCCTGGCATCGGCAAATGGATACCTGAACGGACAGCAGAAGATGACTGGGAACTATGCAGGCATTTTCATGAATTATCGGCATATAATCTGCCACTTCTTGTCGCTGTCTCAAGAAAGTCATTTATTGGAGAATTAACCGGTCAGTCACCAACCGGAAGACTTGCCGGAACACTTGCCGTGACGACCAGATTAATTGAAAACGGGGCATCAGTTATTCGTGCCCATGACATCCCGGAGACCAGGGACGTAATAAAAAGTGTCATGCACCTGATGAGGTAG